The sequence ttattctgtatatgcatatattaaaattttttttaaaggcagCTGGTTCTAAAAAATCCAGACAGGCAGTTTTACAGTTTAAATTACATATTATAGGTTCTGAGTTGTCCAGCGGATTAAAgcactgctactatgatcaggagattgctggttcgcatcccattcatgcagcttgccatcagctgctggagccctgagagagcccaattggccttgctccctctgggtgggtagatgtttaACCTGATGTTCCAAACAAAGTAGGGTGTTGAAATAATTTAAAAGACTGTTATTGTTAGATTTTATAATATAACAGTTTCAGTCGTTtcattgatcttttttttttctttgatattTGTTGTTTCATCCTTCTGTTCTTTCCCATTTTcccttaaaatgtattaaatattaagcACAGTGGGGCTACTACTTTGTAGAGCTCTAAAAATAAATAGTGCACATAGCATGCTTTTGAAAATATcttgtttatattaatattttaaagcaaatcatgtaacataattattttaataaatgaaaattaaacattgcttttggaaataaaaaagaaagaagcaagaaggaaagaaagagtgaataagagcaaataaaaaaagaactgaaCATGATTTCAGCAATCTagtctttttaataataatactgaCCTTTCTAGCATTACAATGTTTAAGAGTGCAGCTGCTATCCCTAATTACTGTATACTATACATAACCATGCATCTGGAAAGGACGTGCCTGTCTGAAGTAGGTTCAGTTTGGTtgtcatacatacagctctgcaaaaaattaagagaccacttcagtttctgaatcagtttatttgatttagctatttatagttatctgtttgaataaaatgaacattgttcattATGAACACCACTATGAACACCATTTGTtccaaatgtaaaataaaaatattgtaatttggagcatttatttgcagaaaatgagaaatggctgaaatgaaaaaaaaagatgcagagctttcagacctcaaataatgcacataatacagtttagaaatcaatatttggtggaataaccctggtttttaatcacagttttcatgcatcttggcatcatgttctcctccaccagtcttacacactgcttttggataaactttatgcctttactcctggtgcaaaaaatcagacagttcagcttggtttgatgtcatTGATCATtgatctttctcttgattttattgcagaggttttcaatttgataaaatcaaagaaactcatctcatctcatttttaagtgttctcttatttttttcccatccTAACTTAGCTATGAAATATATGGGAATAAATGGGTCATTGTGGAATATCAACCTCAGGTTTGAACCCTGGTTTAAACTGAAAGTCCAGTCTGAAAAAGCTCCTTCATCACAGCTGCAACTGGTTCTCCAAAGTTGTGTATTCAATCTCGGCACCTTGAGATCCCTCCATGAGCTGTGCCAGGCCTGTGCGGGTAGAGTATTTGAAGATGAAAGCTTTCATGAAGTCGTAGCGGTAGCGGCGCTGTGAGAAAGTGTAGAGCAGTGGGTTCAGGCAGCAGTGGAGCATGGACAAGCATTGGGTGAGATTCAGAGCAACAAAAATGCCATTCTCTCCTTTACAGCTAAGTGATAGCACTCCAAGCAAGGCCAGGGCATCGGTGAGGAGGACAGCCTGATAAGGCACCCAGCAAACCAGGAAGACCAAGATATAGGTAACAATGGTCTTCCTGCTGATATTGCGACCTTGATCGCAGTTTGAAGAGGTCAAGGCATTTGCCAGTCGAGTGTATGAGGTAGCGATGATTGGGAATGGCACAGCAAAACCCAAGACTACAAAGCTCAATTCTATGCCCACCATCCACTCCATTGGGTTGTTTTGTGGGTATACAGGATGGCACAGGGTTACATTGTTATGCAGAGACTCCACAGACTGGAGGAAGTATGTGTCGGGCACTGAAGCAACCAGAGCAACCAACCACATTCCAGCACAGACTATCCGCCGTGCTGGCGTCTTCCATTGCCCTGAGGTCTCACCGGATTGTGCCACAGTCAGGTAGCGATCCACGCTCATGCAGGCCAAGAAGAAGATGCTAGCGAACAGGCTAACACTGAAGGTCAGATGAGTTAACTTGCAGGCAGCATGACCAAAGGGCCAATGACCCTCTTGTGCCAGGGAGCTCGCCCATAAGGGAAGCGTGGACACCACACACAGATCTGCTACAGCCAGGTTGAgaatgtacaggtgcatctcatgACGCTCCCGCTGTCCTGAGCGCAGGTTGATCCAAAGCACCGAAACATTAGCAACCAAACCCACCAGAAAGAAGAAGATGTAGAAGGTGCACACAGTCTTCAGCAGGGCAGAGCGACTGAAGGACGTGAGGCATATTTGGATCTCCACATGTGACATGTTGCTGTCATGGTGTGTCAGATTGGTATCATCCCATGAAGTGAATAAGTCAGAATGATCGTTGGCAATGacgctcatttttattttttaatccaaaGATGAAGATTACACCTGGAAATATAGAAAAGAAATggtgaggaggatttgattgcattcatgtATATGTAATGTTCAGTGTTAACTCTTTAACTCTGCTATACCAAAAGTACattgaaaaaaagtaaaacaatccTGTTATTGATTTAAAGTTCTAATTTTAATGTtggaaaaattatgatttctggtagaaacctgtttttttttttcagtttgcctgaaagcaaacccattccctattaaaacaacttaaaataaaaatttaacttaaaaaatatgtttttcagaGGTTATGACAGCACATCAGATCACTTCTGTCAATCAGTctcacactcttcccattggattccgtcaccactattacacgtaaagtagaaactatataaataaataatgcacatTTGCTGAAATGGAAATGACAGAAAGTTTATAAAATTaggtaattatttaattagtttttttaaaggtaaaactatacatggctgtaatagaaaataatatatttttttcagcttaaaataaatactgtaaaaaaagtgtataaaaggGTATTTATTATAATCATCTTTTAAACAACTTTTTGACAATATATTATATTGATTGATATTGATCAATGCAGAGGGTCTTTATaatagattcatgtttatctgctccagagagtcctattctattgtcaTTATGTCTTtgcaaggactagacaagctgtttgtgtgcatttcaaGATCAAACATTTACAGAcccatttattaattcattatttcatGTTGTTGCAGATTATCAGAACcctaagaatatgttttatagtagAAGCATATTAttctttaataatatattcaacaTCTGCatgcaaattaatttatttaaatgaaaacaTTGTTTTCAGAGTTTTCTACAGTGGTGTTAAAAGTTAAATTCCTtctcttttaaatgtttcaggAACAGATATTTGCAAAATGCACGTTTTTATCCTAAAACAATCATACATTTTAGTTATAAAATAGGAGTAGAGACAAAATGCATATTTATATAATGCAGACTATAGTCAGACTTACCTGCTTAAACTCTGATAGTGGTAGACTCTAAACTGTGGTGGGTGATAGAGCTGGTTTGCATGAGAGATCATGAAGACTGTCGTTTTCTTGGCTTGGGTTTGTAGTTTCATTCAGGAGGTTTTCTCAGTAAGACACAGTACAGGAGGAGGGAACGCCTCTCGCAACAGTTTTTACACCAAAGACTGTTTAATGTTGGAAGTACAGCAGCCGGGAGGGGTCGAGCTTTCAGAACTGAGAGCTGCTCACGCAATATAATCATGTAACTCTCTTATAATCCTGAATCTGAGCTTAAAGTTCTAACACCTCTAACCTTAttctctcttatttctttttttattttatttatgtagaaaATATTATCAAATGTTTCAGGGGAATATGCTCTCCTATtttcacaaataaaatatataataaaaaaagaaaatgtttttttttatgcttgcaACAGTATTCATATCATTGCAACATGTTCACATTTTGTCcctttacaaccacaaaattgtgtaaatgtattttattgagattttaaatgatagaccatGTTAGAGCCATTTCTTCGTTTTAATGAAGTAGTATTTTGTAGATGTGGATGTAATCCTTAGttaatattttctgtaaatattttctgtaaatatgtgatgctgtaatctgattggctactaACTCCACTATATAAGCGTAATGACGCATAGAAGACTCCAGAAGCCTCGAGCCAGGAGCATCACAGTCTTTTGACCGGCATGTAACTGTAAAAGGAAAGTAAGGTTATTTAGTTAGGAATTCATCTTTTGTGTTGTATTATAAGTTTGTAGTAAAGATAAAGCAACAAAGAAAAGTTTTGGATTCAAGACCTTTTATTTTGTATACGTGTCGCGTCTGAAAGAAACTTCGAGGCTCAAGGCTAGTGAGCAGCACGATGCACTCACAGACCAATACATAATTAGTACATAATtgaaaagtggaacaaaaatgattgGTTTTCAcaattgtaatcaaataaaaatctgaaaagtgtgaaaaatattccGCCCCCTTTACTATGTAACCCCTACAAATAGTgtaatcaattgccttcagaagtcacttaatttaTTAATAGAGTCCTGCAGCTGTGTGTCATTTAGTCTCAgtttaaatacagctgttctgtgaccATCTCAGTGGTTTGTTTGCAAACACTAgcgaacaaacagcatcatgaagacaaaGTAGCTTAAAAGTagtagaagtttaaagcaggaaaAAGGCAAAAGATAAAAGATAATTCTAcaactacaaacctaccaagatatGTCTGAGAGAGCACTggccagagaagcagccaagaggcccatggtcactctggaggagctgcagagatctgtACACAGGATAAATATAaatcatgcactccacaaatttgACTTTTATAGAAGAGTGgctacaagatttttttttattgttgatttattgccAAAAGAGCATTTATTGGACAAGCTGGGATTCCAGCTATGGCAGACTATGATTGTGACAGTTCTGTAGACAACTgtacagtgttgtgccagttcacagcttttctgaactagttcaggTTCAGttcatgctcaaagtgaacagttcacgttcaaagttaacaattttaattctgaactagttcaaagttcagtgcatttcatatttaaataaatacttttttcacactacaagctagaattcactatacgttctttaaaactgctcattgtagacatttgctcatgacactgcaattgtgggtttcttaccaggtgatgaaaatgttcataaggagaatcggtgtctgtctccgtgcatcacttccactagacatttttatttaattgcagcgctttctctcactctcgtcattggtctctctctctctctctctctttctttctctcgccctcgcgctccacgctctccctgtctttgcttctctctctctctctctctctctgtctctctctctctctctctatctctctctctctctctgcaacaGTACCAGGCAAGACTAGTACCCAAGAGGGTACTAGTGGAGCCTTTCAGATCTTTAGGTTTCCCCctcaaaaaaatcattttgtgaTCACTTAAATATATAATCATTACATTCTTTAacatatttgacattttttttgaggaagctataaaataataaagcGAGTATAATGTTGTTATCGACTACGCTACACCAACCTCTCAGTGTCAATGCCATGTACTTTGTGTGTAGAATTTAAAGTTAGGCTGTACAGATTAGCCATTAGAAATCAGGCTTTATTGAATGAGATGTAGTTCTCTGATGCAGAGCCAATCAGACGTTCCCTGTGTCTGTAATTATTGCTTGTCATGAAATCCATTGAATGAACTTCTACCAGGACCTCAGTAGTTTCTTTAAATCTGATGGGGGATAAAGATATGACCTCATTATTGATAGGAATCAGTGGAGGAGTAATTGTTTCAGGCACGAGAAGCTGAGAGAAACGGCCAGCCCCACCAGCCCGGATACATCCATTGTCCTCACATATCAAAAGTATCATAGCAGGTTTCAAAGGGCCTGTTATATACGCCTTTTGTTTTCTTTAGACCTGTGCCAGTTTCTTTATCTCTGCTTTCTTGTCTTCACAGTGGTTACTTTGAAAACTGGTGGACTGGATACAGTGAATATTAGGAGACAAATGGCAGGAATTCATAATTactaaaagaaaagaacaaaaatacacaaacacagcagGGTTACAGCGGCTAGACATCAGGCATTTGTGTGCCACAATTACACTTAAAAAGCTTAGATGTTTTGGTCTACTAacaatttttttatgtgtgtggtAGCCTTCTAATGAATGTACTGTAttcacccactgctgacacaaacacacacacacgcacgcacgcacgcagaAGTACAGCCATTAGAATATGACCCTCTGGACCAGATTTCAGAGTATAAAATCACAGGGTACTATCAGAATATgatcacaatacattgcccatGGATTCTGTGACCGTTTTTCTCATTGCTGATTAAACCCAATACCAGACACAGACAAGGAGAAGGGTGCTGTACAGAGGATGTGGGTTTGTGGGTTTTGGGTTTGGTCATAGATCTTCAGAGATTTCACACCGTTCCTGAACCCGCAGACTGAAGATACGCCCTTAACCACTTTACCCCAAAATACGCCCTACACCATTAACCTAGTAGACACTTTATAACTGAAACACTAAGacttatatacatttttacaaacatattttataaatataatattatacataATTTACATACAGCAATTAATCAGTCTTTCTTGTGTAGAATCTTCAGCCTACCAAAtatgagtgactgagtgaaggaGTTAGGCTGTGATCACAAGGACAAaattctgtgttttaatgtatatatagtatatattttttgtacaattCCCCCAATAAGTTTTATGATACTTGTAAATATAACAGTAGTactagtagcagcagcagtagtagtagtagtattagtagtagtagcagcagtagtagttgtagtaacagtagtagtagtggcaacagtagtagtagtggtattgTGACGCCCACAAAGTGATGGTcacatttgtaattattttttgttattgttatcattttttgtttattttattctgctACCTTATGAACTTCTGCTGGGAAAGCTCAAATCAGATGTTGTTGTTGCCTAAGATGTCCAGTAGGGTGCACTGTGGCGTTTGATATCTACTGCAGCTAGCAGCTCTGCTTCTCAGACTTGAGAAGCTGCTGAACAGAGAAGCCACGTTTCCTCGTGTCTCATccttttcaccctgtttacagGTGAGAAATGTGGTAAAAGTACACAAAATCTACACTCAGTCGGTCTGTAGACTGtataaacacatattttttacatatgaGTTAAGTTTGAGCACAGTAGAAGTTCATAAATCTGTTAGACCTTTGTCTAGAAAATGGTGTTGGAGATCAGAAAATGGTGGctgtgttagtgtttgtgttttaAAGCAGTACTCCTtggcatttcattttcattattttttatggttCTTTGGTTGTATAAATTGAAACTGCAGCAAAATGTGCCtgtttttgattatatttttttatctaataacaGTTAAAAGGCAGTATGTTAGTCTTACTTACCTCAGTTTGTATTACTAGTGTGTTTTTGTCCTCTAGATATTTTCCTAAGCATGTTAGCCTGTTGGCATCTGAACATCTCTACTCGTGtgactttata comes from Astyanax mexicanus isolate ESR-SI-001 chromosome 17, AstMex3_surface, whole genome shotgun sequence and encodes:
- the LOC103039898 gene encoding atypical chemokine receptor 3 codes for the protein MSVIANDHSDLFTSWDDTNLTHHDSNMSHVEIQICLTSFSRSALLKTVCTFYIFFFLVGLVANVSVLWINLRSGQRERHEMHLYILNLAVADLCVVSTLPLWASSLAQEGHWPFGHAACKLTHLTFSVSLFASIFFLACMSVDRYLTVAQSGETSGQWKTPARRIVCAGMWLVALVASVPDTYFLQSVESLHNNVTLCHPVYPQNNPMEWMVGIELSFVVLGFAVPFPIIATSYTRLANALTSSNCDQGRNISRKTIVTYILVFLVCWVPYQAVLLTDALALLGVLSLSCKGENGIFVALNLTQCLSMLHCCLNPLLYTFSQRRYRYDFMKAFIFKYSTRTGLAQLMEGSQGAEIEYTTLENQLQL